Proteins co-encoded in one Fusarium fujikuroi IMI 58289 draft genome, chromosome FFUJ_chr06 genomic window:
- a CDS encoding probable SKI2-antiviral protein and putative helicase, which yields MAGIDALLERGPEETGQRQPATQDPEELKRHLEELLLTPSPEFSPEWLNRLQQRWDYEADYTSLYKIAPPHTRTLTRFQRHGLEGRVTGYKNVTVPANSATAKNSTSLSRKPANRADFVRGAAGFFPFAPGGLEGIEATAAFEDQVHTGAAGGAAETSGTGNKLERVIQLGSEGGLLEKAPGMSRGIDFTKKKTSISQEDANAVKEVLEEDPEDAKVEEGGNEASTDVTTPDATPDEDGEDGDDIDDILPVEFPALEPHGVLAASSARKAGREWAHMVDINHDMSNFRELVPDMAREWPFELDTFQKEAVYHLENGDSVFVAAHTSAGKTVVAEYAIALAAKHMTKAIYTSPIKALSNQKFRDFRQTFDEVGILTGDVQINPEASCLIMTTEILRSMLYRGADLIRDVEFVIFDEVHYVNDFERGVVWEEVIIMLPEHVSLILLSATVPNTKEFASWVGRTKQKDIYVISTPKRPVPLEHYLWAGKNIHKIVDSEKKFIEKGWKDAHFAIQGKDKPKPAETTVATRGGNPRGNQRGGTQRGGPQRGGRGGGQQQRGGSQQRGRGGPPRASHAPGHMGRGGRAGGFTSVAQDKNLWVHLVQYLKKSTLLPACIFVFSKKRCEENADALSNQDFCTAAEKSHIHMIIEKSVARLKPDDRQLPQIIRLRELLSRGIAVHHGGLLPIVKELVEILFAQTLVKVLFATETFAMGLNLPTRTVVFSGYRKHDGHSFRNLLPGEYTQMAGRAGRRGLDTVGSVIIVPPGGLDDAPPVADLRNMILGEPSKLRSQFRLTYNMILNLLRVEALKIEEMIKRSFSEHATQQLLPEHEKDVKLAQADLAKVKRDSCEICDVSMDECHQASQDFKRLTFELYKGLLSIPIGRRMFSQHRLVVFNWDGIRSIGILLADGVSNKGTTEDPTLHVCAIKSLRDRRDATDQLPFIPAFRKYLHELPKSKKRVQTKTLHVPLSDVECLTRWVTKGIIPEIFQGGDGYQQAKDKLQELCGSWDDRWEELDLSRIKQLQLQEIVEKRVELVKTISNSPAEKCPDFLKHFAMCHDEWLIKDHISQLKQSLSDQNLQLLPDYEQRVQVLKELGFIDDATRIQLKGKVACEIHSGDELVLTELILDNVLADYEPAEIAALLSAFVFQEKTDIEPSLTGNLERGKEKIVAISEKVNDVQTRLQVIQSADDSNDFVSRPRFGIMEVVYEWARGMSFKNITGLTDVLEGTIVRTITRLDETCREVKNAARIVGDPELYQKMQQAQEMIKRDITAVASLYM from the exons ATGGCTGGTATCGACGCTCTCCTTGAAAGAGGGCCTGAAGAGACCGGTCAACGCCAACCCGCAActcaagatccagaagagctCAAGCGACACCTAGAGGAGCTCCTCCTCACACCCTCACCTGAGTTCTCACCCGAGTGGCTCAACCGACTTCAGCAGCGATGGGATTATGAGGCCGATTACACTTCGCTTTACAAGATCGCGCCGCCGCATACTCGGACTCTCACCAGATTCCAGCGTCATGGACTTGAAGGCCGTGTTACAGGCTACAAGAACGTCACTGTCCCCGCAAACAGTGCTACGGCCAAGAACTCGACAAGTCTGTCTCGAAAACCTGCCAACCGCGCTGATTTCGTGAGAGGCGCCGCTGGTTTCTTCCCCTTTGCTCCTGGTGGCCTCGAGGGCATCGAAGCAACGGCGGCATTTGAGGATCAAGTTCACACAGGTGCTGCAGGAGGTGCTGCAGAGACCAGTGGTACAGGAAACAAGCTTGAACGAGTGATCCAGCTTGGCTCCGAGGGTGGATTACTAGAAAAGGCTCCTGGAATGAGCAGAGGTATCGACTTCACTAAGAAAAAGACAAGTATCAGCCAAGAAGATGCCAACGCTGTCAAGGAGGTACTCGAAGAAGATCCGGAAGACGCCAAGGTCGAAGAAGGTGGTAATGAGGCTTCAACAGACGTTACTACTCCGGATGCAACTCCCGACGAAGATGGggaggatggcgatgatatcgacgacATCCTGCCTGTTGAGTTCCCTGCCCTGGAACCACATGGAGTTCTTGCAGCCTCGAGTGCCCGCAAAGCTGGTCGCGAGTGGGCGCATATGGTCGACATCAACCACGATATGTCCAACTTCAGAGAGCTTGTACCTGACATGGCTAGAGAGTGGCCTTTCGAACTCGACACTTTCCAGAAGGAAGCAGTGTACCACCTGGAGAACGGCGATTCAGTGTTCGTTGCAGCACATACTTCAGCCGGCAAGACTGTTGTGGCAGAGTATGCCATCGCACTGGCTGCTAAACACATGACCAAGGCCATTTACACTTCGCCAATTAAGGCACTGAGTAACCAGAAGTTCCGTGACTTTCGTCAGACCTTTGACGAGGTGGGAATTCTCACTGGTGATGTTCAGATCAACCCAGAGGCTAGTTgcctcatcatgacaacGGAGATTCTTCGAAGTATGCTCTACAGAGGCGCCGATCTAATCCGCGATGTCGAATTTGTGATATTTGACGAAGTCCACTATGTCAACGATTTTGAACGAGGTGTTGTCTGGGAAgaggtcatcatcatgctgCCTGAACATGTGTCTCTCATTCTGCTGTCCGCCACAGTTCCAAACACTAAGGAGTTTGCTTCGTGGGTTGGACGAACGAAGCAAAAAGACATCTACGTTATTTCTACACCGAAGCGACCCGTTCCCCTGGAGCATTATCTCTGGGCAGGAAAGAACATCCACAAGATCGTGGACTCGGAGAAGAAGTTCATCGAAAAGGGCTGGAAGGACGCACACTTTGCTATTCAAGGAAAGGACAAGCCAAAGCCTGCAGAGACTACTGTCGCCACTCGTGGAGGCAATCCCCGAGGTAATCAACGTGGTGGTACTCAACGAGGCGGCCCCCAGCGTGGTGGTCGTGGAGGAGGCCAACAGCAGAGAGGAGGTAGTCAGCAACGTGGTCGGGGCGGACCACCACGAGCGAGCCATGCTCCTGGTCATATGGGCCGTGGAGGCCGCGCTGGAGGTTTCACGTCTGTTGCGCAAGACAAGAACCTTTGGGTTCATCTTGTGCAGTATCTCAAGAAGTCAACCCTCCTGCCAGCTTgtatcttcgtcttctcgaAGAAGCGATGCGAGGAGAACGCAGATGCCCTCAGTAACCAAGACTTCTgcactgctgctgagaagagccATATTCACATGATCATCGAGAAGTCAGTTGCACGGCTAAAGCCTGACGACCGACAGCTTCCACAGATAATCAGGCTGAGGGAGCTTCTAAGTCGAGGTATTGCTGTCCATCATGGTGGACTGTTGCCTATTGTCAAAGAGTTAGTTGAGATCTTATTCGCCCAGACATTAGTTAAGGTACTGTTCGCTACAGAAACATTTGCTATGGGTCTTAACCTTCCTACACGAACAGTAGTCTTCTCTGGGTACCGCAAGCATGATGGGCATTCGTTCCGAAATTTGTTGCCAGGCGAGTATACTCAAATGGCTGGTCGCGCTGGCCGTCGTGGTCTGGATACCGTTGGTTCAGTCATCATTGTGCCACCAGGAGGTTTGGACGATGCTCCTCCTGTTGCAGATCTCCGAAACATGATTCTGGGAGAGCCGTCTAAGTTGCGGTCACAGTTCCGACTTACATACAACATGATTTTGAATCTTCTCCGAGTGGAGGCGTTAaagattgaggagatgaTCAAGCGCAGTTTCTCTGAACATGCTACTCAACAGCTGCTCCCCGAACACGAGAAGGACGTGAAGCTTGCGCAAGCAGATttggccaaggtcaagagagATTCTTGCGAGATCTGTGACGTTTCGATGGACGAATGCCATCAAGCTTCCCAGGACTTCAAGAGACTCACATTTGAGCTATACAAGGGTTTGCTGTCTATCCCTATTGGACGTAGGATGTTCTCTCAGCACCGCCTTGTCGTCTTCAACTGGGACGGCATTCGCTCCATCGGTATCCTCCTCGCAGACGGAGTTAGTAACAAGGGAACGACGGAGGATCCAACACTGCACGTATGCGCCATCAAGTCACTTCGAGATCGAAGAGATGCTACCGATCAGCTTCCTTTCATCCCTGCGTTCCGCAAATACCTCCACGAACTTCCCAAGAGTAAGAAGCGAGTGCAGACCAAGACTCTTCACGTTCCTCTGAGTGACGTGGAGTGTCTCACAAGATGGGTGACCAAGGGCATTATTCCTGAGATCTTCCAGGGTGGAGATGGCTATCAACAAGCGAAAGACAAACTCCAGGAGCTTTGTGGTTCGTGGGATGATAGATGGGAGGAACTCGATCTCTCTCGAATCAAGCAACTGCAACTACAGGAGATTGTGGAGAAAAGAGTTGAATTGGTCAAGACGATATCGAACTCGCCAGCTGAGAAGTGCCCAGACTTCTTGAAGCAC TTCGCTATGTGTCACGACGAGTGGCTCATCAAGGATCATATCTCTCAGCTGAAGCAGTCATTGTCTGATCAGAACCTTCAACTTCTACCTGATTACGAACAACGAGTCCAAGTGCTTAAGGAGCTTGGCTTCATCGATGATGCCACTCGGATCCAGCTCAAGGGCAAAGTCGCCTGTGAGATTCACTCTGGTGATGAACTGGTTCTGACTGAGCTCATTCTTGACAACGTCCTCGCCGACTATGAACCCGCCGAGATTGCCGCTCTCCTTTCGGCGTTTGTATTCCAAGAAAAGACCGACATAGAGCCGTCCCTGACTGGCAACCTCGAACGAGGAAAGGAGAAGATTGTTGCCATCTCCGAGAAGGTGAACGATGTGCAGACCCGACTTCAAGTCATTCAGTCTGCTGATGACTCAAATGACTTTGTTTCTCGACCACGGTTTGGTATCATGGAAGTGGTCTACGAGTGGGCTCGAGGTATGagcttcaagaacatcaccgGCTTGACCGATGTCCTTGAGGGAACGATTGTACGAACGATTACACGATTAGATGAGACATGTCGCGAAGTGAAGAATGCGGCGAGGATTGTGGGTGATCCCGAACTATATCAGAAGATGCAACAGGCACAGGAAATGATCAAGAGGGATATCACGGCAGTGGCAAGTCTCTACATGTAA
- a CDS encoding probable class E vacuolar-protein sorting and endocytosis factor, whose amino-acid sequence MANRQMARDMQVEFQARFQAKQARREAQKAAKQDPILKKQIQDLLKKGETQKAYQKAKMLLSKQALAQQMDQMADMAELSAAQIQANNSMNRMTQMMAQSSRTMNVAQKNTNPEKTLVTLEQFKQQNEEYAMSNGIYQDAITQSTSTQVGEDAVHELLGKLADDAGLELSKELNQATPSNAEPQQTNEPTAEEEDKLQQRLRALRA is encoded by the exons ATGGCGAACCGTCAGATGGCCCGCGACATGCAAGTCGAGTTCCAGGCTCGCTTCCAAGCCAAGCAGGCTCGCCGCGAGGCCCAGAAGGCAGCCAAGCAGGACCCCAtcctgaagaagcagatccAGGACCTGCTCAAGAAGGGCGAGACGCAGAAGGCTTAccagaaggccaagatgctGCTGTCGAAGCAGGCGCTTGCTCAGCAGATGGATCAGATGGCTGATATGGCCGAGTTGTCTGCTGCGCAGATTCAGGCCAACAATTCGATGAACCGCATGACACAGATGATGGCCCAGTCATCGCGAACCATGAATGTGGCCCAGAAGAACACCAACCCCGAAAAG ACCCTCGTTACTCTCGAGCAGTTCAAGCAGCAAAACGAAGAATACGCCATGTCCAACGGCATCTACCAAGACGCCATCACCCAGTCCACCTCCACCCAAGTTGGCGAGGATGCTGTCCACGAACTTCTCGGCAAACTTGCCGACGACGCtggccttgagctcagcAAGGAACTCAACCAGGCGACACCTTCGAACGCCGAACCCCAGCAGACCAACGAGCCCAccgctgaggaggaagataagCTCCAGCAGAGGCTGCGAGCCCTGCGCGCATAG
- a CDS encoding related to Chromosome segregation in meiosis protein 3 has translation MPTLDSDPANGLDNYDVDDFSDDPFASPPPEAANKKRKEPDSGLGIDEEVDVKKRARVPNVKLDEERLLGPKGIPKLRQRAKDLKIKGKGHEFSDASRLLSFYQLWLDDLFPKAKFLDALAMVEKAGHKKRVMIARNDYINESKPKDRTADDEEEDDLFGENDTSRPTDQEVTRPAEPARPKTPEQDTGVPDDDDLYDATPRAARRSAGPIVPIRNDVPEDDDFEALIAEAASHDAAPKAKTKPTPAEPDDDDLDALMAEAEVQDTAKKPEAARVEPDDDDLDALMAEAESHDQTSKEKSQGSRDKEINNFDDEEAAMQEMDGLW, from the exons ATGCCCACACTAGACTCGGATCCCGCCAATGGGCTTGATAACTACGATGTTGACGACTTTTCCGACGATCCCTTtgcatcaccaccaccagaagCCGCCAACAAGAAGCGAAAAGAGCCAGATTCTGGCCTCGGTATCGACGAGGAggttgatgtcaagaagaggGCGCGAGTCCCCAATGTGAAACTCGACGAAGAGAG ATTACTTGGACCCAAGGGTATTCCCAAGCTAAGGCAAAGGGCgaaggatctcaagatcaagggcaAAGGCCATGAA TTCTCTGACGCCTCTCGGCTTCTATCCTTTTATCAGCTATGGCTAGACGACCTCTTCCCCAAAGCCAAATTCCTCGACGCCCTTGCTATGGTCGAAAAGGCCGGCCACAAGAAACGAGTCATGATTGCACGAAACGATTACATAAACGAGAGCAAGCCCAAAGACAGAACtgcagatgacgaggaagaggatgacttGTTTGGTGAAAACGATACATCAAGACCTACGGACCAGGAGGTTACGAGACCAGCAGAGCCTGCAAGACCAAAAACACCAGAGCAAGACACAGGTGTACCAGACGATGACGATCTTTACGATGCTACACCACGAGCTGCAAGACGAAGCGCAGGGCCAATTGTCCCCATCCGCAACGACgttccagaagatgatgatttcGAGGCTCTTATTGCTGAAGCAGCAAGCCACGACGCAGCTCCAAAAGCGAAAACGAAACCTACACCAGCAGagccagatgatgatgacctaGATGCACTCATGGCAGAGGCAGAAGTGCAAGATACAGCGAAGAAACCAGAAGCAGCACGGGTTGAACcggatgacgatgatctAGATGCGCTGATGGCGGAAGCTGAGAGTCATGATCAGACgagcaaagagaagagtcaAGGGTCGAGAGATAAGGAGATAAACaattttgatgatgaagaggcggCTATGCAAGAAATGGATGGGTTATGGTAA
- a CDS encoding probable NADH-ubiquinone oxidoreductase 21 kDa subunit: MAETATKQSAPSFVGTSKVVQTEYPLIDNDPHFKRVVGYARTSDYIAGTVAAAFAPTALYALEKFAPSHVGKGGFPKAMRLAGGVGLLGGFLYFYQRSALRFYGATENAREIEMDMREMVDKVKNGEPLYGVSRLSPHLQGVAARQSRYSALFLSTIPWFNFVNHNQHGVDTAKYYQQAERELEAERS, encoded by the exons ATGGCTGAGACAGCGACAAAGCAGTCGGCCCCGTCCTTTGTCGGGACCAGCAAGGTCGTTCAGACCGAGTATCCC CTCATTGATAACGATCC TCACTTCAAGCGAGTCGTGGGTTATGCCCGTACATCCGATTACATCGCCGGCACCGTCGCCGCTGCTTTCGCTCCCACTGCTCTCTACGCTCTCGAGAAGTTCGCTCCCTCACATGTAGGAAAGGGCGGTTTCCCCAAGGCCATGCGActggctggtggtgttggcctCTTGGGTGGATTCCTCTACTTCTACCAGCGATCAGCCC TGCGATTCTACGGTGCTACCGAGAACGCTCGCGAGATTGAGATGGATATGCGCGAGATGGTCGATAAGGTCAAGAACGGCGAGCCTCTATATGGTGTCAGCCGGCTAAGCCCTCATCTTCAGGGTGTTGCTGCCCGACAAAGCAGATACTCTGCTCTGTTCCTCAGCACAATTCCTTGGTTCAACTTTGTCAACCATAACCagcatggtgttgatacAGCCAAGTACTACCAACAGGCTGAGCGGGAACTTGAGGCTGAGCGCTCGTaa
- a CDS encoding probable permeases — protein MGWMDKTNRKIAASPVGRWFQLEGSGHPRERKGSLFFTEIRAGLATFFAMAYIIAVNSSIVSESGGPCVCPTYKDGACVPDEAYQLCVAEVKRDAVTATAAISALATFFMGLLANLPVGLAPGMGLNAYFTYTVVGPSGSGPVPYELALTAIFIEGFIFFGLALFGMRQWLARAIPRCIKLATSVGIGLFLTLIGLTYSEGIGLIVGAVSTPMELAGCESQYRDPATGLCPSSQKMRSPTLWIGIFCGGIFTVLLMMYRVKGAIIAGILLVSIISWPRDTPVSYFPYDALGDDRFNFFKKVVDFHEIKKTLNVLQFNISGHSGQFGLALITFLYVDILDCTGTLYGMARFANLVDPVTQDFEGSSIAYMVDALSISIGAVFGVPPVTAFVESGAGISEGGKTGLTAMVAGICFFISIFFAPIFASIPPWATGCVLILVGSMMVGAVTEINWRYMGDAVPAFLTIAIMPFAYSIADGLIAGICTYILINTVVLVIKVVSGGRIVPPNYEERDGWTWRIPGGFLPPWLNRLAHGKKDFWREDFPPAANDTTLNQNAVPEETGSDHGGSEGGKVPETTLPREKET, from the exons ATGGGTTGGATGGACAAGACCAACCGCAAGATTGCGGCCAGTCCTGTTGGACGTTGGTTCCAGCTCGAGGGTTCCGGTCAT CCTCGTGAGCGCAAGggctctctcttcttcactgaGATCCGAGCTGGTCTTGCCACCTTTTTCGCCATGGCTTACATTATTGCTGTCAACTCTTCGATTGTTTCTGAATCTGGTGGTCCATGTGTTTGCCCTACTTACAAGGACGGTGCTTGCGTCCCCGACGAAGCCTACCAGCTGTGTGTTGCCGAGGTTAAGCGTGATGCTGTCACTGCTACTGCTGCCATTTCCGCTTTGGCTACTTTCTTCATGGGCCTGCTTGCCAACCTTCCCGTCGGTCTCGCTCCTGGTATGGGTCTCAACGCCTACTTCACCTACACAGTCGTTGGTCCCAGCGGCTCTGGCCCCGTCCCTTATGAGCTTGCCCTTACAGCCATCTTCATTGAaggcttcatcttcttcggtcTTGCTCTCTTCGGTATGCGTCAATGGCTTGCTCGCGCCATCCCCCGCTGCATCAAGCTCGCCACCAGTGTTGGTATCGGTCTCTTCTTGACGCTCATCGGTCTCACTTACAGCGAGGGTATCGGTCTGATCGTTGGTGCCGTTTCCACCCCTATGGAACTCGCAGGTTGTGAGTCGCAATATCGAGACCCTGCCACCGGTCTGTGCCCTTCCTcgcagaagatgagaagcccTACCCTGTGGATAGGTATCTTCTGTGGCGGTATCTTCACCGTATTGCTCATGATGTACCGCGTCAAGGGTGCCATCATTGCTGGTATTCTGCTTGTCAGCATCATCTCCTGGCCACGAGACACCCCTGTGTCATATTTCCCCTATGACGCCCTTGGTGACGATCGattcaacttcttcaagaaggTTGTCGATTTCCATGAGATTAAGAAGACCCTGAACGTCCTCCAGTTCAACATATCTGGCCACAGTGGTCAGTTCGGTCTTGCGCTTATCACCTTCTTGTATGTCGACATCCTGGACTGTACCGGTACTCTGTATGGTATGGCTCGTTTTGCCAACCTTGTCGATCCCGTTACCCAGGACTTCGAAGGCTCTTCGATTGCCTACATGGTTGACGCCCTCAGCATTTCTATTGGCGCTGTTTTTGGTGTTCCCCCTGTCACTGCCTTTGTCGAGTCTGGTGCCGGTATTTCTGAGGGTGGAAAGACTGGTCTGACCGCCATGGTTGCCGGAATCTGCTTCTTtatttccatcttctttgcgCCCATTTTTGCTTCCATCCCTCCTTGGGCCACCGGCTGCGTTCTGATTCTTGTTGGTTCCATGATGGTTGGCGCGGTTACTGAGATCAACTGGCGTTACATGGGTGATGCTGTTCCTGCTTTCCTCACCATTGCCATCATGCCTTTTGCGTACTCCATTGCCGATGGTCTGATTGCTGGTATCTGCACATATATTTTGATCAACACCGTCGTTTTGGTTATCAAGGTTGTTTCCGGTGGTCGTATTGTGCCCCCCAACTATGAGGAGAGAGACGGGTGGACTTGGCGCATTCCTGGTGGTTTCTTGCCCCCTTGGTTGAACCGTCTGGCCCACGGAAAGAAGGACTTTTGGCGTGAGGATTTCCCTCCTGCTGCCAATGACACGACCTTGAACCAAAATGCCGTGCCTGAGGAGACTGGATCTGATCATGGTGGATCTGAGGGCGGTAAGGTGCCTGAGACTACTCTTCCCCGTGAGAAGGAGACTTAA